A stretch of Myceligenerans xiligouense DNA encodes these proteins:
- the rhaI gene encoding L-rhamnose isomerase produces the protein MTPESAKAALRDQTIELPSWAFGNSGTRFKVFGQPGVPRDPYEKLADAAQVHRYTGIAPRVSLHIPWDLVDDFSDLSRHAADLGVTIGMINSNVFQDDDYMLGSLCHPDAAVRRKAVDHHKQCVDVMRATGSAHLKVWLADGLNYPGQDSIRARQDRLAESLAEIYAALDEDQRMVLEYKFFEPAFYSTDVPDWGTSLLHCMALGDRADVVLDTGHHAPGTNIEFIVAQLLRQGRLGAFDFNSRFYADDDLMVGAADPFQLFRIMHEIVQAGALAPDSGVNFMLDQCHNIEPKIPGQIRSVMNVQEATAKALLVDADALAAAQRAGDVLGAHGVLMDAYNTDTRPLLAELREEQGLDPDPMSAYAASGYAEKIAAERIGGAQAGWGA, from the coding sequence ATGACGCCCGAATCAGCCAAGGCGGCACTCCGTGACCAGACCATCGAGCTCCCGTCATGGGCCTTCGGGAACTCGGGGACCAGGTTCAAGGTGTTCGGCCAGCCGGGCGTCCCCCGCGACCCGTACGAGAAGCTGGCCGACGCCGCACAGGTGCACCGGTACACCGGTATCGCGCCGCGGGTCAGCCTCCACATCCCGTGGGACCTGGTCGACGACTTCTCCGACCTGTCACGCCACGCCGCCGACCTGGGCGTCACCATCGGCATGATCAACTCGAACGTCTTCCAGGACGACGACTACATGCTCGGTTCGCTCTGCCACCCGGACGCGGCCGTGCGGCGCAAGGCGGTCGACCACCACAAGCAGTGCGTCGACGTCATGCGTGCCACCGGGTCGGCGCACCTCAAGGTCTGGCTGGCCGACGGTCTCAACTACCCCGGCCAGGACTCGATCCGTGCCCGCCAGGACCGCCTGGCCGAGTCGCTCGCCGAGATCTACGCCGCGCTCGACGAAGACCAGCGCATGGTGCTGGAGTACAAGTTCTTCGAGCCGGCCTTCTACTCGACCGACGTCCCCGACTGGGGTACCTCGCTGCTGCACTGCATGGCGCTCGGCGATCGCGCCGACGTCGTGCTCGACACCGGCCACCACGCCCCGGGGACGAACATCGAGTTCATCGTCGCCCAGCTCCTGCGGCAGGGCCGGCTCGGCGCGTTCGACTTCAACAGCCGCTTCTACGCCGACGACGACCTGATGGTCGGGGCGGCCGACCCCTTCCAGCTCTTCCGGATCATGCACGAGATCGTCCAGGCTGGCGCGCTCGCCCCGGACTCCGGCGTGAACTTCATGCTCGACCAGTGCCACAACATCGAGCCGAAGATCCCCGGCCAGATCAGGTCCGTGATGAACGTGCAGGAGGCCACGGCCAAGGCGCTGCTCGTGGACGCCGACGCGCTCGCCGCCGCCCAGCGGGCCGGTGACGTGCTCGGCGCGCACGGCGTCCTCATGGACGCCTACAACACGGACACCCGGCCCCTCCTCGCCGAGCTTCGCGAGGAGCAGGGCCTGGACCCCGATCCCATGTCCGCCTACGCCGCCTCGGGCTACGCCGAGAAGATCGCGGCCGAGCGGATCGGCGGCGCCCAGGCGGGCTGGGGCGCGTAG
- a CDS encoding beta-galactosidase, with product MRRRTSPGSFDPAGIRPWNAGLDGLAFGGDYNPEQWPDDVRLEDIELMREAGVNIVSLAIFAWATIEPREGEFDWAWLDTTMDRLHAAGIKVALATATAAAPPWLTRRHPEILPQRSDGTVLAQGSRQTYSIHHPVFRDYAVAMAERVARRYADHPALALWHVDNEIGCHNPRDWSPAAADAFRDWLRERYGDLDGLNEAWGTAFWSQRYGSFDDVLPPLDTTAFANPTQRLDFDRFSSDALLDYYRDLRDALREITPHVPTTTNLMAGSHKEMDYFSWADDMDVIANDNYTMAADPDRHLLLSLSADLTRGISGGDPWILMEHSTSAVNWQERNRAKEPGEMLRNSLAHVARGSDAVMFFQWRASKAGAEKYHSALVPHAGTDSDLWRDVVGLGRAVKALGEVRGSRVAARTALVLDWPAWWACDQDVHPTQVRYPDQVLAWYKALWRLGVTVDIVPPSRDLDDYDLVVVPTLYLVSDADAARVRAAAERGATVLVTYFSGIADENDHIRLGGYPGAYRDLLGVRSEEFFPLQEDEAVRVTGASLPDGGLTAGLWTEKSTAAADVEVIAAYDDGPLPGRPAITRRTVGNDGVRPGPEQVERTGPSAASAGQAGSAGHEGSAAQAGSAAPAASGSAGASGPASSAGSAWYVATRLSDDGVAHIARRVAEEAGVLPPAPLPEGVEVVRRVADDAEFVFLINHTDAEVTFDTGAPGPSSDTDATSGKELLTGETVTSSLTVPAGAVRVLRRPVG from the coding sequence ATGCGACGACGCACCTCTCCCGGCAGCTTCGACCCTGCCGGGATCCGCCCCTGGAACGCCGGCCTCGACGGGCTCGCGTTCGGCGGCGACTACAACCCGGAGCAGTGGCCCGACGACGTCCGCCTCGAGGACATCGAGCTCATGCGCGAGGCGGGAGTGAACATCGTCAGCCTCGCGATCTTCGCGTGGGCCACGATCGAGCCCCGCGAGGGCGAGTTCGACTGGGCCTGGCTGGACACCACCATGGACCGCCTGCACGCGGCGGGCATCAAGGTCGCCCTGGCCACCGCTACCGCCGCCGCGCCGCCGTGGCTCACCCGCAGGCATCCCGAGATCCTTCCCCAGCGCTCCGACGGCACGGTCCTGGCGCAGGGCTCCCGGCAGACGTACTCGATCCACCACCCGGTCTTCCGCGACTACGCCGTCGCCATGGCCGAGCGTGTCGCGCGCCGGTACGCCGACCACCCGGCGCTCGCGCTGTGGCACGTCGACAACGAGATCGGCTGCCACAACCCGCGCGACTGGTCCCCGGCCGCCGCCGACGCCTTCCGCGACTGGCTGCGTGAGCGCTACGGCGACCTCGACGGGCTGAACGAGGCCTGGGGTACGGCGTTCTGGTCGCAGCGGTACGGCTCGTTCGACGACGTGCTCCCGCCGCTGGACACCACCGCCTTCGCCAACCCCACCCAGCGGCTCGACTTCGACCGGTTCAGCTCCGACGCGCTTCTCGACTACTACCGCGACCTGCGCGACGCCCTCCGCGAGATCACCCCGCACGTGCCGACCACCACCAACCTCATGGCCGGAAGCCACAAGGAGATGGACTACTTCTCCTGGGCGGACGACATGGACGTGATCGCGAACGACAACTACACCATGGCCGCCGACCCGGACCGGCACCTGCTGCTCTCTCTCAGCGCCGACCTGACCCGCGGAATCTCGGGCGGCGACCCGTGGATCCTCATGGAGCACTCCACGAGCGCCGTGAACTGGCAGGAGCGCAACCGCGCCAAGGAGCCCGGGGAGATGCTGCGGAACTCGCTGGCGCACGTCGCGCGTGGGTCCGACGCCGTGATGTTCTTCCAGTGGCGCGCCAGCAAGGCGGGCGCCGAGAAGTACCACAGCGCGCTCGTGCCGCACGCGGGGACGGACTCGGACCTGTGGCGGGACGTCGTCGGGCTGGGCCGGGCGGTCAAGGCGCTCGGGGAGGTGCGCGGCTCCCGCGTGGCCGCGCGGACCGCGCTGGTCCTGGACTGGCCCGCCTGGTGGGCCTGCGACCAGGACGTGCACCCCACCCAGGTGCGGTACCCGGATCAGGTCCTCGCCTGGTACAAGGCGCTGTGGCGGCTCGGGGTGACGGTGGACATCGTGCCGCCGTCCCGTGACCTCGACGACTACGACCTGGTCGTGGTGCCGACCCTGTACCTCGTGTCCGACGCCGACGCCGCCCGCGTGCGCGCCGCCGCCGAGCGTGGGGCGACGGTGCTGGTCACGTACTTCTCCGGGATCGCCGACGAGAACGACCACATCCGTCTCGGCGGGTACCCCGGCGCCTACCGCGACCTCCTCGGCGTGCGGTCCGAGGAGTTCTTCCCGCTCCAGGAGGACGAGGCGGTGCGCGTCACCGGCGCGTCGCTGCCGGACGGCGGCCTCACCGCCGGCCTGTGGACGGAGAAGTCGACGGCCGCCGCCGACGTCGAGGTGATCGCCGCCTACGACGACGGCCCCCTTCCGGGCCGCCCGGCGATCACGCGCCGGACGGTCGGGAACGACGGCGTACGCCCGGGCCCCGAGCAGGTCGAACGCACCGGGCCGTCGGCGGCCTCGGCGGGACAGGCGGGCTCGGCCGGACACGAGGGCTCAGCCGCACAGGCGGGCTCGGCCGCACCGGCCGCCTCGGGCTCGGCGGGCGCCTCGGGCCCGGCGTCCTCGGCCGGCTCCGCCTGGTACGTCGCCACCCGCCTGTCCGACGACGGCGTCGCCCACATCGCCCGCCGCGTCGCCGAGGAGGCGGGCGTGCTCCCGCCGGCCCCGCTGCCGGAGGGGGTCGAGGTGGTGCGCCGGGTCGCCGACGACGCGGAGTTCGTCTTCCTGATCAACCACACCGACGCGGAGGTCACCTTCGACACCGGGGCGCCCGGACCGTCGTCGGACACCGATGCCACCTCCGGGAAGGAGCTCCTGACCGGCGAGACGGTGACGAGTTCACTGACGGTCCCGGCCGGAGCGGTCCGCGTGCTGCGCCGGCCGGTGGGGTAG
- a CDS encoding carbohydrate ABC transporter permease — translation MSTAQVGHAPPDVATRRRIPPATIVKTVVFHAVTLAMLAVVLYPAAWMVLSAFKPSNDIIGNIDIIPETWTLANFGTALGGIGGIPFWSFFWNSTLLGVLSVIGIVLSATVSAYAFARVKFPGRKIFFAIMIATLLLPTHVVIIPQYIMFNSAGLVNTYVPLLAGKFLAAEAFFVFLMVQFMRNLPRELDEAARIDGAGHFRIFRSIMLPLMRPAIITSSIFAFIWSWNDFLGPLLYLKKPDLYTLPIALRAYVDQTSVSDYGAQMAMAVLALVPVILFFVIFQRYLVEGVATQGLKG, via the coding sequence ATGAGTACCGCACAGGTGGGCCACGCCCCGCCGGACGTCGCCACCCGGCGACGCATCCCCCCGGCCACGATCGTCAAGACCGTGGTGTTCCACGCGGTCACCCTCGCGATGCTCGCCGTGGTGCTCTACCCGGCCGCGTGGATGGTGCTGTCCGCGTTCAAGCCGAGCAACGACATCATCGGCAACATCGACATCATCCCCGAGACCTGGACCCTGGCGAACTTCGGGACCGCCCTCGGCGGCATCGGCGGCATCCCGTTCTGGAGCTTCTTCTGGAACTCGACGCTGCTCGGCGTGCTCAGCGTGATCGGCATCGTCCTGTCCGCGACCGTGTCCGCCTACGCGTTCGCGCGCGTGAAGTTCCCTGGCCGCAAGATCTTCTTCGCGATCATGATCGCCACGCTCCTGCTGCCCACCCACGTCGTGATCATCCCGCAGTACATCATGTTCAACTCGGCGGGCCTGGTGAACACGTACGTGCCACTGCTCGCCGGCAAGTTCCTCGCCGCCGAGGCGTTCTTCGTGTTCCTCATGGTCCAGTTCATGCGCAACCTGCCACGCGAGCTCGACGAGGCCGCGCGCATCGACGGCGCCGGCCACTTCCGCATCTTCCGGTCCATCATGTTGCCGCTGATGCGCCCCGCGATCATCACCAGCTCGATCTTCGCGTTCATCTGGTCCTGGAACGACTTCCTCGGCCCGCTCCTGTACCTGAAGAAGCCCGACCTGTACACGCTGCCGATCGCCCTGCGAGCGTACGTGGACCAGACCTCCGTGTCCGACTACGGCGCCCAGATGGCCATGGCCGTCCTCGCGCTGGTCCCCGTGATCCTGTTCTTCGTGATCTTCCAGCGGTACCTCGTCGAGGGCGTCGCGACGCAAGGGCTGAAGGGCTGA
- a CDS encoding LacI family DNA-binding transcriptional regulator, translated as MANSTKASKAADPASTRTPRRRASITDVAKAAGVAVGTVSNVLNKPDRVLPATRERVEAAIAELNFVRNGSARQLRAGTLTSVGVVVLDLSNPFFTDVARGIQDRLERDSFTLMVAGSDEDLDRERRYLRLYEEHGVQGVIVSPATDDIDHVLALRERGTAAVLLDRPSPVPELASVAVDDVSGGRLAVEHLIARGHERIALLNGPHTIRQCRDRREGAAAAMADAGLDPETALVEITVPSLTPDGGEAGIREVIALPAAARPTAVFCVNDLVALGVLRTLRREGVAVPQEMAVVGYDDVTFAAELATPLSSVRQPTLELGTRAADLLFRPEGSAPEQVVFEPELVVRESSATR; from the coding sequence ATGGCCAACTCCACGAAGGCGTCGAAGGCGGCAGACCCGGCGAGCACGCGCACGCCCCGCCGTCGGGCATCGATCACCGACGTCGCCAAGGCCGCCGGTGTCGCCGTCGGCACCGTCTCGAACGTGCTCAACAAGCCCGACCGCGTGCTCCCCGCGACCCGCGAGCGGGTCGAGGCAGCCATCGCCGAGCTCAACTTCGTGCGCAACGGATCGGCTCGGCAGCTCCGCGCGGGCACGCTGACCAGCGTCGGCGTCGTGGTGCTGGATCTCTCCAACCCGTTCTTCACGGACGTCGCGCGCGGCATCCAGGACCGCCTGGAGCGCGACTCCTTCACCCTCATGGTCGCCGGATCCGACGAGGACCTCGACCGCGAGCGCCGCTACCTGCGCCTCTACGAGGAGCACGGGGTGCAGGGCGTCATCGTCAGCCCGGCCACGGACGACATCGACCATGTCCTGGCACTGCGCGAACGCGGCACGGCGGCCGTGCTGCTGGACCGGCCGTCACCGGTCCCGGAGCTGGCGTCGGTGGCGGTGGACGACGTGTCCGGCGGCCGTCTCGCCGTCGAGCACCTGATCGCCCGGGGGCACGAGCGGATCGCCCTGCTCAACGGCCCGCACACGATCCGGCAGTGCCGGGACCGCCGCGAGGGTGCCGCCGCCGCGATGGCCGACGCCGGCCTCGATCCCGAGACCGCGCTGGTGGAGATCACGGTGCCGAGCCTGACCCCGGACGGCGGCGAGGCGGGGATCCGCGAGGTGATCGCGCTGCCGGCCGCCGCGCGCCCGACCGCGGTGTTCTGTGTGAACGACCTGGTGGCGCTGGGCGTGCTGCGCACGCTCCGCCGCGAGGGCGTCGCGGTCCCGCAGGAGATGGCGGTGGTCGGGTACGACGACGTCACGTTCGCCGCGGAGCTCGCCACGCCCCTGAGCTCGGTGCGGCAGCCCACGCTGGAGCTGGGCACCCGCGCGGCGGACCTGCTGTTCCGGCCGGAGGGCTCGGCGCCGGAACAGGTGGTGTTCGAGCCGGAACTGGTGGTCCGGGAGTCGTCCGCAACCCGCTGA
- a CDS encoding rhamnogalacturonan lyase has translation MSSSSLRAGAAVTAGIALAVTAALPAQAGPPARSASSAAATPAATAVSSSPSPSSPSSDTAASSASERHGRAGSGPGRGAPLEDLDRGLVAAATSEGVFLSWRLLGTEVTGATDTGMAGPGFAVHRDGRRIATVTDSTNFIDPQGSADSRYTVRPLGGGRDGNARPSGGPAGTARPWADDFLDIPLNKPADGVTPAGEEYTYSANDASVADLDGDGTYEIVVKWDPSNSKDVSQKGYTGNQLLDAYTLDGTQLWRIDLGVNIRSGAHYTQFPVYDFDGDGTAEVMVKTAPGTKVTRYRHGRPGPSSYIGIPWDDRRAGVRHGDDYRFSAEDYYEYLVGVLAGWSEREEVTSGQWPATLEEAWGIEPRWEYPLSDDDARAAADHFVDVYAPARSGRNELREFEGFVITGPEYLTVFDGATGRDLQTIDYKPGRGDDGLLWGDYAMSRIEPGNRVDRFLSGVAHLGGPEENASAVFARGYYTRTTLVAYDWDGRRLHERWFADSGHAPMSNPFNDGPHGVEGTSEEWGTLTTQGFHSLSAADVDGDGRHEIVYGSATLDDDGSLLYSSYDTMPEGSADPGASAKLGHGDAMAVTDIDPSRPGLEIWTCHEGGAWAPYGQAMRDAATGEVLFGAFSGRDTGRSMIGDVFPDVPGIEVWASMPDGTLGSGTLSATGETVSPDTMGTNASVRWAGDGSTQILNGGNDVTPAIVDRERGVLRSLDGTLTNNGTKGNTALVADVLGDWREEVLVRTEDSSALRLYLSTEVSDVKLYTLMHDPQYRVEVARQQTTYNQPSYPGFYLATDTDWTAVPLPPNARD, from the coding sequence ATGTCATCCTCGTCCCTCCGGGCAGGCGCGGCCGTGACGGCCGGGATCGCCCTGGCCGTCACCGCGGCGCTGCCCGCCCAGGCAGGCCCACCAGCCCGTTCGGCGTCGTCCGCCGCTGCCACCCCGGCGGCCACGGCGGTGTCGTCCAGCCCGTCGCCGTCGAGCCCGTCGTCGGACACGGCGGCGTCCAGCGCCTCGGAGCGCCACGGCCGGGCGGGATCCGGCCCCGGGCGCGGCGCCCCGCTCGAAGACCTGGACCGCGGGCTCGTCGCCGCCGCGACCAGTGAGGGCGTGTTCCTCAGCTGGCGGCTGCTCGGCACCGAGGTGACCGGTGCCACCGACACCGGCATGGCCGGGCCGGGCTTCGCCGTCCACCGCGACGGCCGCCGCATCGCCACGGTCACCGACTCGACGAACTTCATCGATCCCCAGGGCTCGGCGGACAGCCGGTACACGGTGCGCCCGCTCGGCGGCGGTCGCGACGGCAACGCGCGTCCGTCCGGCGGCCCCGCCGGCACCGCCCGTCCCTGGGCCGACGACTTCCTCGACATCCCGCTGAACAAGCCGGCCGACGGCGTCACCCCCGCCGGCGAGGAGTACACCTACAGCGCCAACGACGCGTCGGTCGCCGACCTCGACGGCGACGGGACCTACGAGATCGTCGTGAAGTGGGACCCGTCCAACTCGAAGGACGTGTCCCAGAAGGGCTACACCGGCAACCAGCTCCTGGACGCCTACACGCTCGACGGCACCCAGCTCTGGCGTATCGACCTGGGCGTCAACATCCGGTCCGGCGCGCACTACACGCAGTTCCCGGTCTACGACTTCGACGGCGACGGCACCGCCGAGGTCATGGTCAAGACCGCGCCCGGCACGAAGGTCACGCGGTACCGGCACGGCCGCCCGGGACCGTCGTCGTACATCGGCATCCCGTGGGACGACCGGCGTGCGGGCGTGCGGCACGGCGACGACTACCGGTTCTCGGCGGAGGACTACTACGAGTACCTCGTCGGCGTGCTCGCCGGCTGGTCGGAGCGTGAGGAGGTGACGAGCGGGCAGTGGCCCGCCACGCTGGAGGAGGCGTGGGGCATCGAGCCGCGGTGGGAGTACCCGCTGTCCGACGACGACGCGCGGGCCGCGGCGGACCACTTCGTCGACGTCTACGCACCCGCCCGCTCCGGGCGCAACGAGTTGCGCGAGTTCGAGGGCTTCGTCATCACCGGCCCGGAGTACCTCACGGTGTTCGACGGTGCGACCGGCCGCGACCTGCAGACCATCGACTACAAGCCCGGCCGCGGGGACGACGGCCTGCTGTGGGGCGACTACGCGATGAGCCGGATCGAGCCGGGCAACCGGGTGGACCGGTTCCTGTCCGGCGTCGCCCACCTGGGCGGCCCCGAGGAGAACGCCAGCGCGGTCTTCGCGCGCGGCTACTACACGCGGACCACGCTCGTCGCGTACGACTGGGACGGGAGGCGGCTGCACGAGCGCTGGTTCGCCGACTCGGGGCACGCGCCGATGTCGAACCCGTTCAACGACGGCCCGCACGGCGTCGAGGGGACGTCCGAGGAGTGGGGGACGTTGACCACGCAGGGCTTCCACTCGCTGTCGGCGGCCGACGTCGACGGCGACGGGCGGCACGAGATCGTCTACGGCTCCGCGACGCTGGACGACGACGGGTCGCTGCTGTACTCCTCCTACGACACCATGCCGGAGGGCTCGGCGGACCCCGGCGCCTCGGCGAAGCTCGGCCACGGCGACGCGATGGCCGTGACCGACATCGACCCGTCGCGTCCGGGCCTGGAGATCTGGACCTGCCACGAGGGCGGTGCCTGGGCGCCGTACGGCCAGGCGATGCGCGACGCCGCCACCGGTGAGGTGCTGTTCGGCGCCTTCTCGGGGCGGGACACCGGGCGGTCGATGATCGGCGACGTGTTCCCGGACGTCCCGGGCATCGAGGTCTGGGCCTCGATGCCGGACGGGACGCTCGGGTCCGGGACGCTGTCCGCGACCGGTGAGACGGTCTCGCCCGACACCATGGGGACCAACGCCTCGGTGCGCTGGGCGGGGGACGGCTCCACGCAGATCCTGAACGGCGGCAACGACGTGACGCCGGCGATCGTGGACCGGGAGCGCGGTGTGCTGCGGAGCCTGGACGGGACGCTGACCAACAACGGCACCAAGGGCAACACGGCGCTCGTCGCGGACGTGCTGGGCGACTGGCGTGAGGAGGTCCTGGTGCGGACGGAGGACTCGTCGGCACTGCGGCTGTACCTGTCCACGGAGGTCTCGGACGTGAAGCTGTACACCCTCATGCACGACCCGCAGTACCGGGTGGAGGTGGCGCGTCAGCAGACCACCTACAACCAGCCGTCCTACCCGGGTTTCTACCTGGCCACGGACACGGACTGGACCGCGGTCCCGCTCCCGCCGAACGCCAGGGACTGA
- a CDS encoding L-rhamnose mutarotase — MTDSSVRPAAGRGPRRGRVCFTSRVRADRLDEYRAAHAAVWPEMLEALRDTGWRDYHLYLRDDGLLVGVLETDDYDAAQAGMAATEVNARWQAEMAGFFVDAGNPDEGFVILDEVFHLEGQLRAAGLPETREG, encoded by the coding sequence ATGACGGATTCCTCGGTTCGCCCGGCGGCTGGGCGCGGCCCGCGGCGGGGGCGTGTGTGTTTCACCTCGCGGGTCCGGGCCGACCGGCTCGACGAGTACCGCGCGGCGCACGCCGCGGTCTGGCCGGAGATGCTCGAGGCGCTCCGCGACACCGGCTGGCGCGACTACCACCTGTACCTGCGCGACGACGGCCTGCTGGTCGGCGTCCTCGAGACCGACGACTACGACGCCGCGCAGGCGGGTATGGCCGCCACGGAGGTCAACGCCCGGTGGCAGGCGGAGATGGCCGGCTTCTTCGTCGACGCGGGCAATCCCGACGAGGGCTTCGTGATCCTCGACGAGGTCTTCCATCTCGAGGGCCAGCTGCGGGCGGCCGGACTGCCGGAGACCCGGGAGGGGTGA
- a CDS encoding ABC transporter substrate-binding protein: MRIERRAVAGRPARRTAAGIAVVSTAALALTACSGGNASGGGAGFADELDPEEEISLSLAWWGDDDRANKYEEAVALFEEQNPNIEVDTNWIAFDDYWPARNTEAASGSLPDVLQMDLSYLRQYGGTGQLADLSEAIDTNLDTSGFDEQLLAAGAIDGAQYGIPTSTNTLALFYNADVLDEIGVEPPAEGYTWEDYAAFVEEVEQAGSGEDPAIYGSGDYTTTFWFFCQWLIQQGTEPFTEDGELGFTEAEMTEFLELGSDARDAGIFFPIEKTKQIEPLGGFTVSEAASEMSWDNFLAGYVAETEQDIRMLPMPSGADGPRMFWKPSMLLSASANTEHPAAAAALIDFLVNAPEVGTIFGTSKGNPAVAAQRDAMEVEPGSIDEQVVSFEEEVADLVTEPAPIPVEGFGAIEAEYKRLGEELQYGNVTVDEFVTQWFAFAESNVGQS, from the coding sequence ATGAGGATCGAACGTAGGGCTGTCGCCGGGCGGCCCGCCCGCAGGACCGCCGCCGGAATCGCCGTCGTCTCGACGGCGGCGCTCGCGCTCACCGCCTGCTCGGGCGGAAACGCGAGCGGGGGCGGTGCCGGCTTCGCCGACGAGCTCGACCCGGAGGAGGAGATCAGCCTCTCCCTCGCGTGGTGGGGCGACGACGACCGCGCCAACAAGTACGAGGAAGCCGTCGCGCTCTTCGAGGAGCAGAACCCCAACATCGAGGTCGACACCAACTGGATCGCCTTCGACGACTACTGGCCGGCCCGCAACACCGAGGCCGCCAGCGGCTCCCTGCCCGACGTCCTGCAGATGGACCTGTCCTACCTGCGGCAGTACGGCGGAACGGGCCAGCTCGCGGACCTCTCCGAGGCGATCGACACGAACCTCGACACCTCCGGCTTCGACGAGCAGCTCCTGGCCGCGGGCGCGATCGACGGCGCGCAGTACGGCATCCCCACGAGCACCAACACCCTCGCCCTGTTCTACAACGCCGACGTGCTCGACGAGATCGGGGTCGAGCCGCCCGCCGAGGGGTACACGTGGGAGGACTACGCGGCCTTCGTCGAGGAGGTCGAGCAGGCGGGCTCCGGTGAGGACCCGGCGATCTACGGCAGCGGCGACTACACCACCACCTTCTGGTTCTTCTGCCAGTGGCTGATCCAGCAGGGCACCGAACCGTTCACCGAGGACGGCGAGCTGGGCTTCACCGAGGCCGAGATGACGGAGTTCCTCGAACTCGGCTCCGACGCCCGCGACGCGGGGATCTTCTTCCCCATCGAGAAGACCAAGCAGATCGAACCGCTCGGCGGGTTCACGGTCAGCGAGGCCGCCTCGGAGATGAGCTGGGACAACTTCCTGGCCGGCTACGTCGCCGAGACCGAGCAGGACATCCGGATGCTGCCGATGCCCTCCGGGGCGGACGGCCCGCGGATGTTCTGGAAGCCGTCCATGCTGCTGTCGGCGTCGGCCAACACCGAACACCCGGCCGCCGCGGCCGCGCTGATCGACTTCCTGGTCAACGCCCCCGAGGTCGGCACGATCTTCGGCACCAGCAAGGGCAACCCGGCCGTCGCGGCGCAGCGCGACGCGATGGAGGTCGAGCCCGGCTCGATCGACGAGCAGGTGGTCAGCTTCGAGGAGGAGGTCGCCGACCTGGTGACCGAGCCCGCGCCGATCCCGGTGGAGGGCTTCGGGGCGATCGAGGCCGAGTACAAGCGGCTCGGTGAGGAACTGCAGTACGGCAACGTCACCGTCGACGAGTTCGTCACCCAGTGGTTCGCCTTCGCCGAGAGCAACGTCGGCCAGTCGTGA
- a CDS encoding carbohydrate ABC transporter permease, translated as MSATATADAPVRAAAPQQPRRPGARRRADIAAGYTFLSPWLLGFVLLTAGPMLASLYLAFTDYDLFRPPTWIGLENFTQMFSDARYLKSAQVTALYVFVGTPVKLAAALAVAMLLNMKFSGQGGYRSAFYVPSLVGASVSVAIVWKAMFIDDGVVDRVQQSVGAPAGGWVGNPDMTMPMMILLAVWQFGAPMVIFLAGLKQIPAELYEAASVDGAGPLRKFWNITLPMLSPVLFFNLLLETIHSFQVFASAFIISGGTGGPADSTNFYTLYLYTRGFVQFDMGYASAMAWVLVLVVGVITAMMFRTSRAWVHYSGEEN; from the coding sequence GTGAGCGCTACGGCCACCGCCGACGCGCCTGTCCGCGCCGCCGCGCCCCAGCAGCCCCGCCGCCCCGGGGCGCGGCGTCGCGCGGACATCGCCGCCGGCTACACGTTCCTGAGCCCCTGGCTGCTCGGATTCGTCCTCCTGACGGCCGGGCCCATGCTGGCCTCGCTCTACCTGGCGTTCACCGACTACGACCTGTTCCGCCCGCCGACCTGGATCGGCCTGGAGAACTTCACCCAGATGTTCTCCGATGCGCGCTACCTCAAGTCGGCGCAGGTCACGGCGCTGTACGTGTTCGTCGGGACGCCGGTCAAGCTCGCCGCCGCCCTCGCGGTCGCGATGCTGCTCAACATGAAGTTCTCCGGCCAGGGCGGGTACCGGTCGGCGTTCTACGTGCCGTCCCTCGTGGGCGCCAGCGTCTCGGTGGCGATCGTCTGGAAGGCGATGTTCATCGACGACGGCGTGGTCGACCGCGTCCAGCAGTCGGTGGGTGCGCCGGCCGGCGGCTGGGTCGGCAACCCCGACATGACGATGCCGATGATGATCCTGCTGGCGGTCTGGCAGTTCGGCGCGCCCATGGTCATCTTCCTGGCGGGCCTGAAGCAGATCCCCGCAGAACTGTACGAGGCGGCCTCGGTGGACGGCGCCGGCCCGCTGCGCAAGTTCTGGAACATCACGCTGCCGATGCTCTCGCCGGTGCTGTTCTTCAACCTGCTGCTGGAGACCATCCACTCGTTCCAGGTCTTCGCGTCCGCGTTCATCATCTCCGGAGGCACCGGCGGCCCCGCGGACTCCACGAACTTCTACACGCTGTACCTGTACACCCGGGGCTTCGTGCAGTTCGACATGGGCTACGCGTCCGCCATGGCGTGGGTGCTGGTGCTCGTGGTGGGCGTCATCACCGCAATGATGTTCCGCACCTCCCGCGCGTGGGTGCACTACTCGGGAGAGGAGAACTGA